One window of Streptomyces sp. NBC_00273 genomic DNA carries:
- a CDS encoding MbtH family protein has product MAELTAASQANTQTYLVVLNDEEQYSIWWADRALPEGWHAEGTSGTKEECLAHIGEVWTDMRPLSLRRRMAEAAQ; this is encoded by the coding sequence ATGGCCGAGCTGACCGCTGCCTCGCAGGCGAACACCCAGACCTACCTCGTCGTCCTCAACGACGAGGAGCAGTACTCGATTTGGTGGGCCGACCGCGCGCTGCCCGAGGGCTGGCACGCGGAGGGCACCTCCGGCACCAAGGAGGAGTGCCTCGCTCACATCGGTGAGGTGTGGACGGACATGCGCCCGCTGAGCCTGCGCCGCCGGATGGCCGAGGCCGCCCAGTAG
- a CDS encoding non-ribosomal peptide synthetase, producing MPRQSFLHHLFADSAGRAPDAAAVLDGPRAATYREIDEGANRTARFLIASGIGREDVVGVRLPAGAEYTAAVLGVWRAGAAVAPTAGGADAADAAGVRLDAVLLPAGGRTGADTTGRDGTGPARALVLDPDAVAAFPADDPALDLEPTAAAWVSPAGDGPGALVLDHRTLANQVRWLVDEYGVTAADRVLYAQDAPDGQDAPYWTTFTALTAGAGLLAPHIEGPADAVGLPVVLAEQRVTVLVAAPDALARTAADERWRECSALRLVLCAGSGLAADTGRELATRSAAEVCTLHLLDGGALTVTADTFDAAVARELPVLGRPVDNVRVLVLDEYGDPVPPGVPGELHVSGLGLARGYLGDPRTTADRFRPAPYGTPGGRMHRTDEEVRWRNDGTLELLGRAGTATPAVAGAPAATKTGSGRPVHVEPGTPAERAVARAWSELLEVGQVGLDDNFFQLGGYSLLLTQLARRLHETTGAQVVLADLFTAVTVREQAALLVGPTAVPSGGPVPVEAAPAVAETGATPAATKTGSAVPAITPVPRDRPQPLSSGQHRIWLLNAVDPSPEWAAPLFLRPPADLGAEDVREVLDALADRHEVLRTRYVSEQGEIVQVVGERLPIDLATVEGTRDEVVAHFREQFETPFDLASGRVWRATLARVPSGTPGTPGTPDPAPAEVLLLVTVHHIACDGWSASVLESEFEQLCAARLAGIDAELPPVPVQYADYASWQRAWRSKDRLGAELAYWREALEGLVPLELPTDHPRPATRDPRGGVVTFAIAPRVMEAVTRLGQSRGATPFMTLLTAYGAVLARHSGQWDVVIGTPVADRPRPELERTVGFFLNSLVLRCRLDGEIAFTEALDRMRDTCRAAFSHQDLSFEHIVDELRPERDPSRTPLYQVAFNLHDGALIGGMPDKADMDYLHPARQVAKTDLTLYVRSEGDGTWTGALEYATALFRPETVERFAGHFLGLLDSVTEDPARSLGAADMLTDDERRLVLTDWAVGERTDWPAGSTLDIIEERVEARSDALAVVSGDTRLSYRELDERANRLAHHLVAAGAGPETVVGVCLDRGPDLLPALLGVWKAGAAYLPLDPGLPAERLRHVLADCAAPLLVTDSQVAAAVAGFDGVRIEVDTDREKILERPATAPPRPFAHPDLPAYVIYTSGSTGRPKGVTVHHRGLVNHLRWAARDLAGPSSGHGAGTGAGAPLFSSIAFDLPATNLYVPLLTGEPVHLLPAGLDLSGLGAALTAQAPYRFVKLTPGHLDLLAEQLTDAQAAGLADRVLVAGEALSARTARRWLELLGPGRLINEYGPTEASVGSTVHPVDRPYDSAVPLGRPLPNTTAHVLDDRGRPLPVGVAGELHIGGTGLARGYHGRPELTAEKFVPDPYGPPGARLYRTGDLARLLPDGAVDFLGRIDNQVKLRGYRIELGEIEAELTALPEVREAVVTVRETATGEKSLVAHVVPADGTLPDAGTAAEAATEIRRRLARTLPEYMVPAALAFIESVPLTANGKVDRRALPAVLPAGSTGTGEDPTATPTEARIAEIWAELLGLPGVGIHDGFFELGGHSILAIRMAARLQDEFDVDLTIGTVFARPTVSGLAAAVEDLITAEIDRLTDAELAEHHHTNNSTTPREQ from the coding sequence GTGCCACGGCAGTCTTTTCTGCACCACCTTTTCGCGGACTCTGCGGGCCGGGCCCCGGACGCGGCCGCCGTGCTCGACGGCCCGCGCGCGGCCACGTACCGCGAGATCGACGAAGGGGCCAATCGCACGGCCCGTTTCCTGATCGCGTCGGGGATCGGCCGTGAGGACGTGGTCGGCGTCCGGCTGCCCGCGGGGGCCGAGTACACGGCGGCCGTTCTCGGCGTCTGGCGGGCGGGCGCCGCCGTGGCGCCGACGGCCGGCGGCGCGGACGCCGCGGATGCTGCGGGGGTGCGCCTGGACGCGGTCCTGCTGCCCGCCGGGGGTCGCACGGGCGCGGACACCACCGGTCGGGACGGCACGGGCCCGGCCCGTGCCCTCGTCCTCGACCCGGACGCCGTGGCGGCCTTCCCCGCCGACGATCCGGCGCTGGACCTGGAGCCCACGGCCGCGGCCTGGGTGAGCCCGGCGGGTGACGGCCCCGGCGCGCTGGTCCTGGACCACCGGACGCTCGCCAACCAGGTCCGCTGGCTGGTCGACGAGTACGGCGTCACCGCGGCCGACCGCGTGCTGTACGCGCAGGACGCGCCGGACGGGCAGGACGCCCCGTACTGGACGACGTTCACCGCGCTCACCGCGGGTGCCGGTCTCCTCGCTCCGCACATCGAAGGCCCCGCCGATGCCGTCGGCCTGCCCGTCGTGCTGGCCGAGCAGCGGGTGACGGTGCTCGTCGCAGCTCCCGACGCGCTCGCCCGTACCGCCGCCGACGAGCGGTGGCGGGAGTGCTCCGCGCTGCGTCTGGTGCTCTGCGCCGGCTCCGGTCTTGCTGCGGATACCGGGCGCGAGCTGGCCACCCGCAGCGCGGCCGAGGTGTGCACCCTGCACCTGCTGGACGGCGGGGCGCTCACCGTGACCGCCGACACGTTCGACGCCGCGGTGGCGCGCGAACTGCCCGTCCTCGGGCGCCCCGTCGACAACGTCCGGGTGCTGGTCCTCGACGAGTACGGTGACCCGGTGCCGCCGGGTGTGCCCGGTGAGCTCCACGTGTCCGGCCTGGGCCTCGCCCGCGGCTACCTGGGTGACCCCCGTACCACCGCGGACCGTTTCCGCCCCGCTCCCTACGGAACCCCCGGCGGCCGGATGCACCGTACGGACGAGGAGGTCCGCTGGCGCAACGACGGAACGCTGGAACTGCTGGGCCGGGCCGGCACGGCGACGCCCGCCGTGGCGGGGGCACCGGCCGCCACGAAGACCGGTTCGGGCCGCCCGGTCCACGTCGAGCCGGGGACCCCGGCCGAACGGGCCGTCGCGCGCGCCTGGTCCGAGCTGCTGGAGGTCGGCCAGGTCGGTCTGGACGACAACTTCTTCCAGCTCGGCGGCTATTCGCTGCTGCTGACCCAGCTGGCCCGCCGACTGCACGAGACCACCGGCGCGCAGGTCGTGCTGGCCGACCTCTTCACCGCCGTCACCGTCCGCGAACAGGCCGCGTTGCTGGTGGGGCCGACGGCCGTGCCGTCGGGCGGGCCCGTCCCGGTCGAGGCGGCGCCCGCGGTCGCGGAGACCGGGGCGACGCCCGCTGCCACGAAGACAGGCTCGGCGGTACCCGCCATCACCCCCGTGCCGCGCGACCGGCCGCAGCCCCTCTCCTCGGGGCAGCACCGCATCTGGCTGCTCAACGCCGTCGACCCCAGCCCCGAATGGGCCGCGCCGCTGTTCCTGCGGCCCCCGGCCGACCTCGGGGCCGAGGACGTCCGCGAGGTCCTCGACGCCCTGGCCGACCGGCACGAGGTACTGCGCACCCGGTACGTCAGCGAGCAGGGCGAGATCGTCCAGGTCGTCGGCGAGCGGCTGCCGATCGACCTCGCCACGGTCGAGGGCACCCGCGACGAGGTCGTCGCGCACTTCCGCGAGCAGTTCGAGACGCCGTTCGACCTGGCCTCGGGACGGGTCTGGCGGGCCACCCTCGCCCGCGTTCCCTCCGGCACCCCCGGCACGCCCGGCACCCCCGATCCGGCACCCGCCGAGGTGCTGCTGCTGGTGACCGTGCACCACATCGCCTGCGACGGCTGGTCCGCCTCCGTGCTCGAATCCGAGTTCGAGCAGCTGTGCGCCGCCCGTCTGGCCGGCATCGACGCCGAGCTCCCGCCCGTGCCGGTGCAGTACGCCGACTACGCCTCCTGGCAGCGCGCATGGCGCTCCAAGGACCGGCTCGGCGCCGAACTCGCCTACTGGCGCGAGGCGCTGGAGGGGCTCGTCCCCCTGGAACTGCCGACCGACCACCCGCGCCCGGCCACCCGCGACCCGCGCGGCGGCGTCGTCACCTTCGCCATCGCGCCGCGTGTCATGGAAGCCGTGACCCGGCTCGGCCAGAGCCGCGGCGCCACCCCCTTCATGACCCTGCTGACCGCGTACGGCGCCGTCCTCGCCCGGCACAGCGGCCAGTGGGACGTGGTCATCGGCACCCCGGTCGCCGACCGGCCCCGGCCCGAACTCGAGCGGACCGTCGGCTTCTTCCTCAACTCGCTGGTGCTGCGCTGCCGGCTCGACGGCGAGATCGCCTTCACCGAAGCCCTGGACCGGATGAGGGACACCTGCCGGGCCGCCTTCTCCCATCAGGACCTGTCCTTCGAGCACATCGTGGACGAACTGCGGCCCGAGCGGGACCCGTCGCGCACCCCGCTCTACCAGGTCGCCTTCAACCTGCACGACGGCGCGCTGATCGGAGGCATGCCCGACAAGGCGGACATGGACTACCTCCACCCGGCCCGGCAGGTCGCCAAGACCGACCTCACCCTCTACGTGCGCAGCGAGGGCGACGGGACCTGGACCGGTGCCCTCGAGTACGCCACGGCCCTGTTCCGACCGGAGACCGTCGAACGGTTCGCCGGTCACTTCCTGGGCCTGCTCGACTCGGTGACCGAGGACCCGGCACGCTCCCTGGGCGCCGCCGACATGCTGACCGACGACGAGCGCCGCCTGGTGCTCACCGACTGGGCCGTCGGGGAACGGACCGACTGGCCCGCCGGCAGCACCCTCGACATCATCGAGGAGCGCGTCGAGGCCCGGTCGGACGCCCTCGCCGTCGTCTCGGGCGACACCCGGCTGTCCTACCGCGAGCTGGACGAGCGGGCCAACCGCCTCGCCCACCACCTCGTCGCCGCCGGCGCGGGCCCCGAGACCGTGGTCGGCGTCTGCCTGGACCGGGGACCGGACCTGCTGCCCGCCCTGCTCGGCGTGTGGAAGGCCGGCGCCGCCTACCTGCCGTTGGATCCCGGCCTGCCGGCCGAGCGCCTGCGGCACGTCCTCGCGGACTGCGCCGCGCCGCTGCTCGTGACGGACTCACAGGTGGCCGCGGCCGTCGCCGGCTTCGACGGGGTGCGGATCGAGGTGGACACCGACCGGGAGAAGATCCTCGAGCGCCCGGCGACCGCCCCGCCCCGCCCGTTCGCCCACCCCGATCTGCCGGCGTACGTCATCTACACGTCGGGCTCGACCGGCCGCCCCAAGGGCGTCACGGTGCACCACCGCGGGCTCGTCAACCACCTGCGCTGGGCCGCCCGCGACCTGGCGGGCCCCTCGTCCGGCCACGGCGCCGGAACGGGCGCGGGAGCCCCGCTGTTCTCCTCGATCGCCTTCGACCTCCCGGCCACCAACCTGTACGTGCCCCTGCTCACCGGCGAGCCCGTGCACCTGCTCCCCGCGGGGCTCGACCTGTCCGGCCTGGGCGCCGCCCTGACCGCGCAGGCTCCGTACCGCTTCGTCAAGCTCACCCCCGGCCACCTGGACCTGCTCGCCGAGCAGCTCACCGACGCGCAGGCCGCCGGGCTGGCCGACCGCGTCCTGGTCGCCGGGGAGGCGCTCTCCGCCCGCACGGCGAGGCGTTGGCTGGAGCTCCTCGGTCCCGGCCGGCTGATCAACGAGTACGGGCCGACGGAGGCCTCGGTGGGCTCCACCGTGCACCCGGTGGACCGTCCCTACGACAGCGCCGTGCCGCTCGGCCGCCCGCTGCCCAACACCACCGCCCACGTCCTCGACGACCGCGGCCGGCCGCTGCCCGTCGGTGTCGCGGGCGAGCTGCACATCGGCGGCACCGGCCTGGCCCGCGGCTACCACGGCCGGCCGGAGCTCACCGCCGAGAAGTTCGTCCCCGATCCCTACGGACCGCCCGGAGCGCGCCTGTACCGTACGGGCGACCTCGCCCGGCTGCTGCCGGACGGTGCCGTCGACTTCCTCGGCCGCATCGACAACCAGGTCAAGCTCCGCGGCTACCGCATCGAACTCGGCGAGATCGAAGCCGAGCTGACCGCTCTGCCGGAGGTCCGCGAGGCCGTCGTCACCGTGCGGGAGACCGCCACCGGCGAGAAGTCCCTCGTGGCCCACGTCGTCCCGGCGGACGGCACCCTGCCCGACGCCGGCACCGCCGCCGAGGCGGCCACGGAGATCCGCCGCCGGCTGGCCCGCACCCTGCCGGAGTACATGGTGCCCGCCGCCCTCGCCTTCATCGAGAGCGTCCCGCTCACCGCCAACGGCAAGGTCGACCGCCGCGCCCTGCCCGCCGTCCTGCCCGCCGGGAGCACGGGGACCGGCGAGGACCCGACGGCCACCCCCACCGAAGCGCGCATCGCCGAAATCTGGGCGGAGCTGCTGGGCCTGCCCGGCGTCGGCATCCACGACGGCTTCTTCGAACTCGGCGGACACTCCATCCTCGCCATCCGGATGGCCGCGCGGCTCCAGGACGAGTTCGACGTGGACCTCACCATCGGCACCGTCTTCGCCCGGCCCACCGTCAGCGGACTCGCCGCGGCCGTCGAGGACCTGATCACCGCCGAGATCGACCGGCTCACCGACGCCGAACTCGCCGAACACCACCACACCAACAACAGCACCACCCCGAGGGAGCAGTAG
- a CDS encoding ABC transporter ATP-binding protein produces the protein MPATQLGVELRTVSKTYRHGPEPVVGLDRVSLVCPFGVFTAIMGPAGSGKSTLLRSVAGLERADSGQVRVDGTALGSLDEAELTALRNKKIGYVAGPAVGARAVAQTLAALPAVFLADEPTGALDAVSSRQVLTMMRNVTDDAGRAVVMATSDPTAAAYADQVILLSGGRVAATLEFPTTEEITTRLAALHTPPAPNGD, from the coding sequence ATGCCCGCCACACAGCTCGGTGTCGAACTGCGCACCGTCTCGAAGACCTACCGCCACGGCCCGGAGCCCGTCGTCGGGCTCGACCGGGTCAGCCTGGTGTGCCCGTTCGGGGTCTTCACCGCGATCATGGGCCCCGCGGGCTCGGGCAAGTCGACCCTGCTGCGCTCGGTGGCCGGGCTGGAGCGGGCGGACAGCGGGCAGGTACGCGTGGACGGCACGGCGTTGGGCAGCCTCGACGAAGCGGAACTGACCGCCCTGCGCAACAAGAAGATCGGGTACGTCGCCGGACCGGCCGTAGGGGCGCGCGCCGTGGCCCAGACGCTGGCCGCCCTGCCTGCGGTGTTCCTCGCGGACGAGCCGACGGGCGCGCTGGACGCGGTGAGCAGCCGCCAGGTCCTGACCATGATGCGCAACGTGACGGACGACGCGGGCCGGGCCGTGGTCATGGCCACCAGCGACCCTACGGCCGCCGCCTACGCGGACCAGGTCATCCTGCTGTCCGGGGGCAGGGTCGCCGCCACGCTGGAGTTCCCCACGACCGAGGAGATCACCACGCGGCTGGCCGCTCTGCACACCCCGCCGGCCCCGAACGGCGACTGA